The Hyphomicrobium sp. MC1 genome window below encodes:
- the ruvC gene encoding crossover junction endodeoxyribonuclease RuvC, translating to MRERTIRIIGFDPGLRRTGWGVIDSDGVRLVYVASGVITPPKDDDLAYRLSALFDEVTSVIQSFSPSEAAVEETFVNENPRSTLKLGQARGAVLLAPARLGLRVAEYTPNLIKKSVTGAGHAEKHQIQAMISFLLPKATFGCADEADALAIAITHAHHRVSRQRAAAFAAKVAGT from the coding sequence ATGAGGGAACGAACGATTCGCATTATCGGCTTCGATCCGGGGTTGCGCCGGACCGGGTGGGGGGTCATCGACAGCGATGGCGTCCGGCTCGTCTATGTGGCGTCCGGCGTGATTACGCCGCCCAAGGACGACGATCTTGCCTATCGGCTTTCGGCGTTGTTCGACGAGGTGACGAGCGTTATTCAGAGCTTCAGTCCGTCTGAGGCCGCCGTCGAAGAGACGTTCGTCAACGAGAACCCGCGCTCGACGCTGAAGCTCGGTCAGGCGCGCGGAGCGGTGCTGTTGGCGCCCGCACGCCTCGGGCTGCGCGTCGCGGAATACACGCCGAACCTCATCAAGAAATCGGTGACCGGCGCAGGTCACGCAGAAAAACATCAGATCCAGGCGATGATCTCGTTCCTGCTGCCGAAGGCGACGTTTGGATGTGCGGACGAGGCGGACGCGTTGGCGATCGCTATCACGCATGCGCATCATCGCGTCAGTCGCCAGCGGGCGGCGGCGTTTGCGGCCAAGGTCGCGGGAACATGA